In a genomic window of Akkermansiaceae bacterium:
- a CDS encoding sigma-70 family RNA polymerase sigma factor, whose translation MNIFRHIASNPLKGPVPPDPVPGGGPVSDSDVAPESTSNEDAEWVKKAQLGDTRAFDRLVTKHRGKIYAMIFNMVKNDADAWDLSQEAFIKAWKALPGFEARARFSTWLFRISHNVVYDWLRKRRIEGDGELNDEVFDANRIDAGAATAPPHNIRPDEALEQSELQQQIAAAIAKLSEEHREVILLREVQGLDYKEIAEITENSVGTVMSRLHYARKNLQAYLGPQRG comes from the coding sequence ATGAATATTTTCAGACACATTGCGTCCAACCCATTAAAAGGACCCGTGCCGCCGGACCCAGTCCCCGGTGGAGGCCCCGTCAGTGACAGTGATGTGGCACCGGAATCAACGTCGAACGAGGATGCCGAGTGGGTAAAAAAAGCCCAGCTAGGCGATACCCGTGCGTTTGACCGGCTGGTCACCAAACACCGTGGAAAAATCTATGCCATGATCTTCAATATGGTCAAAAACGACGCCGACGCATGGGACCTCTCCCAGGAGGCCTTTATCAAGGCGTGGAAAGCCCTGCCCGGCTTCGAGGCGCGTGCCCGTTTTTCCACCTGGCTGTTTCGTATCAGCCACAACGTCGTCTATGACTGGCTCCGGAAACGGAGGATCGAGGGTGACGGGGAGCTCAATGACGAGGTGTTTGACGCCAACAGGATCGACGCCGGGGCGGCGACGGCACCACCCCACAACATTCGCCCGGACGAAGCGCTCGAGCAGAGCGAGCTGCAGCAACAGATTGCAGCGGCCATCGCCAAACTATCCGAGGAGCACCGCGAGGTCATCCTGCTGCGTGAGGTGCAAGGGCTCGACTACAAGGAAATCGCGGAAATCACCGAAAATTCGGTCGGAACCGTGATGAGCCGACTCCACTACGCACGCAAAAATCTTCAGGCCTATCTTGGCCCCCAGCGGGGGTAA
- a CDS encoding UvrB/UvrC motif-containing protein, with translation MQCDYCDSKATVFFTQIIDGNSNKTCLCEACAAKHGVTDPEGFLLGNMDASHDDAKPAPKAPKFNVPMGNETIELPLTSAHPTNKAVCPGCGFAFDDLKKTGRLGCSQCYQFFRDAIKNNLVGMHKGTCHTGRVPEGMLEAFEKRQRLEQLQLEMNEAIDAEDYETAAALRDEIQNLSKETSLAPEA, from the coding sequence ATGCAATGTGACTACTGCGACAGTAAGGCGACCGTCTTTTTCACCCAGATTATCGACGGCAACAGCAACAAAACATGCCTGTGTGAGGCCTGTGCCGCCAAACACGGTGTCACCGATCCGGAAGGTTTTTTGCTGGGTAACATGGATGCCTCCCACGACGACGCCAAGCCCGCCCCCAAGGCTCCCAAGTTTAACGTCCCGATGGGCAATGAAACCATTGAACTTCCCTTGACCTCCGCCCATCCCACCAACAAGGCGGTCTGCCCCGGGTGCGGGTTCGCCTTTGACGACCTGAAAAAGACTGGCCGGCTCGGCTGCAGCCAGTGTTACCAGTTTTTCCGTGATGCCATCAAAAACAACCTCGTCGGTATGCACAAGGGGACCTGCCACACAGGCCGGGTGCCCGAGGGCATGCTCGAGGCCTTCGAAAAACGCCAACGGCTCGAGCAACTCCAGCTTGAGATGAACGAGGCGATTGACGCCGAAGACTACGAAACAGCCGCCGCGCTACGCGATGAAATCCAAAACCTATCCAAAGAGACATCCCTGGCTCCCGAAGCCTGA
- a CDS encoding protein arginine kinase, producing MRFSTLLKHPADWMTGTDADSAIVLTSRIRLARNITGAPFPGWARKEERIEILPMLREKIEALPEMKDAFSHQLSELSSVQKQVLVERHLISREQAARSDGSAAVVNRNQTLSVMINEEDHLRLQSIHSGLHLREAYELISQVDTQLEKTLPYAFDHELGYLTACPTNVGTGLRASAMLHLPGLVISDHIGQVIQAVGKLGLAVRGIFGEGTESLGHLFQISNQSTLGESEDDIISRLERVIQRVRDQERNARTKLVEDDPQMIADKISRAYGLLKFAYVIDSKEALTHLSLIRLGSDMGCFPKDVIQLCDTLLMDIEPAHLQNLANRKLSPEERDAIRAEIIRSRLQNLPTPVIGFIDSHSDFINTQPDTPPSSPPSA from the coding sequence ATGCGATTCTCAACACTCCTGAAACATCCCGCCGACTGGATGACCGGCACGGACGCCGACAGCGCGATCGTACTCACCAGCCGTATCCGCTTGGCGCGTAATATCACCGGCGCCCCCTTCCCCGGCTGGGCGCGCAAGGAGGAGCGTATCGAGATCCTACCCATGCTGCGCGAAAAGATCGAGGCTCTCCCGGAGATGAAAGATGCCTTTTCCCACCAGCTCAGCGAGCTTTCATCCGTGCAGAAACAGGTGCTGGTCGAGCGCCACCTGATCAGCCGGGAGCAGGCCGCCCGCAGTGACGGCAGTGCCGCGGTGGTCAACCGTAACCAGACACTGAGTGTCATGATCAACGAGGAAGACCATCTCCGCCTGCAGTCCATCCACTCCGGACTGCACCTTCGCGAAGCCTACGAGCTTATTTCCCAGGTGGACACGCAGCTTGAAAAAACCCTGCCGTATGCCTTCGACCACGAACTTGGATACCTAACAGCCTGCCCCACCAATGTCGGGACCGGACTACGGGCATCCGCCATGCTTCATCTTCCCGGCCTTGTCATCAGCGACCATATCGGCCAGGTGATCCAGGCCGTCGGCAAGCTCGGCCTGGCCGTGCGCGGCATCTTTGGTGAGGGCACCGAGTCCCTCGGCCACCTGTTCCAGATTTCCAACCAGTCGACCCTGGGAGAATCGGAGGATGACATCATCAGCAGGCTGGAACGGGTCATCCAAAGGGTTCGCGACCAGGAACGCAATGCGCGCACCAAGCTTGTCGAGGATGACCCGCAGATGATCGCGGACAAGATCTCGCGCGCCTACGGTCTGTTGAAATTCGCCTACGTCATCGATTCCAAGGAAGCGCTGACGCACTTGTCATTGATCCGGCTGGGCAGCGACATGGGTTGTTTTCCAAAAGATGTCATCCAGCTATGTGACACGTTGCTCATGGACATCGAGCCCGCCCACCTGCAGAATCTGGCCAATCGAAAACTTTCGCCGGAGGAAAGGGATGCCATTCGTGCGGAAATTATCCGTAGCAGGTTGCAAAACCTTCCAACACCTGTTATTGGTTTCATCGATAGCCATTCTGATTTCATCAACACACAGCCCGACACGCCACCCAGTTCACCCCCATCCGCATAA
- a CDS encoding ATP-dependent Clp protease ATP-binding subunit: MNNFTPRAQQVLALARKEADRFNHNYVGTEHILLGLIKLGQGVAVSVLQNMGLDLETVRIEVEKQVGSGPESKMTGNIPYTPRVKKVLSLSNKEAENLDHSYVGTEHLLLGLLREGEGVAARVLTSLNVDINQTRQEILAEIDPNFNPDDLADDFDEFEDEDEDIEMPSAESEGKSKTPALKAFGRDLTKLAKRDKLDPVIGRESEIERVIQILCRRTKNNPVLIGEAGVGKTAIVEGLAQEIVNGNVPELLRDRKVVTLDLALMVAGTKYRGQFEERIKAVMDEIRKAENIILFIDELHTIVGAGSAEGAMDASNIIKPALSRSELQCVGATTMNEYRKFIEKDSALERRFQKVKVEEPSEEDTITILEGLKFKYEEHHKAKYTQEALVASVKLSARYLSDRFLPDKAIDVIDEAGSRARIGQMTRPPKVKDLEAKIEQIQADKVAAINDQNFEQAASMRDAEKQAKSELEKIVSTWKAESEETIVEVGEDEIMAVISKWTGVPLQRMEQKEADKLLKMEDELKSHVIGQDTAVVTISKALRRSRADLKDPRRPIGSFLFLGPTGVGKTYLARHLAEFMFGDPEALIQIDMSEYMEKFSTSRLIGSPPGYVGYEEGGQLSEAIRRRPYSVVLFDEIEKAHPDVMNLLLQILEEGTVTDSFGRKIDFRNTIIILTSNVGASSIKRQTSLGFGAMQEEEGDFEGMKAKILEEAKKQFKPEFLNRLDDTVVFHMLEKKALNVIVDLECTKLFNRLQDKGITLNMDKNARELLMEKGYDPNYGARPMRRAVERYLEDPLAEALLRADIKEGDTVKVSRKKDAKKLTFTPVPSKGKDKGKAKA; this comes from the coding sequence ATGAATAATTTTACCCCAAGAGCCCAACAAGTGCTCGCCCTAGCCCGCAAAGAAGCCGACCGCTTCAATCACAACTATGTGGGAACCGAACACATTCTGCTAGGCCTCATCAAGCTGGGTCAGGGTGTTGCTGTCAGCGTGTTGCAAAACATGGGACTCGATCTCGAGACCGTCCGTATCGAGGTGGAAAAACAGGTCGGCTCCGGCCCCGAAAGCAAAATGACCGGCAACATCCCCTACACCCCGCGTGTGAAAAAAGTGCTGTCGCTTTCCAACAAGGAAGCTGAAAACCTCGACCACTCCTACGTCGGGACCGAACACCTTTTGTTAGGATTACTCCGCGAAGGCGAAGGTGTCGCTGCACGCGTACTCACCAGCCTCAATGTCGACATCAACCAGACCAGGCAGGAAATCCTTGCCGAGATCGACCCCAACTTCAATCCGGACGACCTCGCGGACGATTTTGATGAGTTCGAGGACGAGGATGAGGACATTGAAATGCCCAGTGCCGAGAGCGAGGGGAAAAGCAAGACACCCGCCCTGAAGGCCTTTGGCCGTGACCTCACCAAGTTGGCGAAACGCGACAAGCTCGATCCTGTGATCGGACGCGAATCCGAGATCGAACGCGTGATCCAGATTCTTTGCCGCCGCACCAAAAACAACCCGGTGCTCATCGGTGAAGCCGGTGTGGGTAAAACAGCCATCGTCGAGGGCCTCGCCCAGGAAATCGTCAATGGCAACGTGCCCGAACTACTGCGCGACCGCAAGGTGGTCACCCTCGACCTCGCCCTCATGGTCGCGGGCACCAAATACCGTGGCCAGTTCGAAGAGCGCATCAAAGCCGTCATGGACGAGATCCGCAAAGCGGAGAACATCATTCTCTTTATTGACGAACTCCACACCATCGTCGGCGCCGGCTCCGCCGAGGGCGCCATGGACGCGTCCAACATCATCAAGCCGGCCCTCTCCCGCTCCGAGCTCCAGTGCGTGGGTGCTACCACCATGAACGAATACCGCAAGTTCATCGAGAAGGACTCCGCACTTGAACGCCGATTCCAAAAAGTGAAGGTCGAAGAACCCTCCGAGGAGGACACCATCACCATCCTTGAAGGCCTCAAGTTCAAGTATGAGGAACACCACAAGGCCAAGTACACCCAGGAGGCACTTGTGGCCTCGGTGAAACTTTCCGCACGTTATCTCTCTGACCGGTTTTTACCCGACAAAGCGATCGATGTCATCGATGAGGCCGGCTCACGGGCACGCATCGGCCAGATGACCCGCCCCCCCAAAGTCAAAGACCTGGAGGCAAAAATCGAGCAGATCCAGGCCGATAAGGTCGCGGCCATCAATGATCAGAATTTTGAACAGGCCGCTTCCATGCGTGATGCGGAAAAACAGGCAAAGTCGGAACTTGAGAAAATCGTCTCCACATGGAAAGCGGAGAGCGAGGAAACCATCGTCGAAGTCGGCGAGGACGAAATCATGGCCGTCATCTCCAAATGGACCGGCGTACCGCTTCAACGTATGGAGCAGAAGGAGGCCGACAAGCTGCTGAAAATGGAAGACGAGCTCAAGAGCCACGTCATCGGTCAGGACACGGCGGTGGTGACCATCTCCAAAGCGCTGCGCCGCTCGCGCGCCGACTTGAAAGATCCGCGCCGACCGATTGGCTCATTCCTATTCCTCGGACCCACCGGTGTGGGTAAGACCTACCTCGCCCGCCACCTGGCCGAGTTCATGTTTGGTGATCCGGAGGCCCTGATCCAGATCGATATGTCCGAATACATGGAGAAGTTCTCCACCTCACGCCTGATCGGCTCGCCTCCGGGCTACGTCGGTTACGAGGAAGGCGGCCAGCTTTCCGAGGCCATCAGGCGCCGACCCTACTCGGTGGTCCTGTTTGACGAAATCGAAAAAGCCCACCCGGACGTGATGAACCTGCTGCTCCAGATCCTGGAAGAAGGCACGGTGACGGATTCGTTTGGACGTAAAATCGACTTCCGCAACACCATCATCATCCTCACCTCCAACGTCGGCGCCTCCAGCATCAAACGCCAGACATCCCTCGGCTTCGGTGCCATGCAGGAAGAGGAAGGCGATTTCGAAGGTATGAAGGCGAAGATCCTCGAGGAAGCCAAGAAGCAGTTCAAACCCGAGTTCCTGAACCGGCTTGATGACACCGTGGTCTTCCACATGTTGGAGAAAAAGGCGCTCAACGTCATCGTCGACCTCGAGTGTACCAAGCTCTTTAATCGTCTTCAGGATAAAGGGATCACCTTGAATATGGACAAAAACGCCCGCGAGCTGCTCATGGAAAAAGGCTACGATCCCAACTACGGAGCCCGCCCGATGCGCCGTGCCGTGGAACGCTACCTCGAAGACCCGCTCGCCGAGGCCCTGCTCCGCGCCGACATCAAGGAAGGCGACACGGTCAAGGTCAGCCGTAAGAAGGACGCCAAGAAACTCACCTTCACCCCGGTCCCGTCGAAGGGGAAAGACAAGGGCAAGGCAAAGGCTTGA
- a CDS encoding Uma2 family endonuclease has protein sequence MALQLTDDLVSVEDYLAGELVSEVKHEYLGGIVHAMAGAKMGHNRAVTNATASLHGSLKGKPCQPYNSDTKVRIQLPNQIRFYYPDLQVICEPVDEEASFTDSPVVVVEVFSQSTRRIDAGEKRDAYLTIPSLKVLILVDPTKVSVNVDRRHPNGGFMQENYRNLADTVDLPEIEAQLPLADIYQGLSAD, from the coding sequence ATGGCATTGCAATTGACAGATGATCTGGTCTCCGTCGAGGACTACCTCGCAGGAGAGCTGGTCTCCGAGGTGAAGCATGAATACCTCGGAGGCATCGTGCATGCCATGGCAGGAGCAAAGATGGGGCATAACAGGGCCGTGACAAATGCCACGGCCTCTCTCCACGGCTCTCTCAAAGGCAAACCCTGCCAACCCTACAACAGCGACACCAAGGTCAGAATCCAGTTGCCAAACCAAATCCGCTTTTACTATCCCGACCTCCAGGTCATTTGTGAACCTGTCGACGAGGAAGCTTCGTTTACGGACTCACCTGTCGTTGTCGTTGAAGTATTCAGCCAATCGACACGGCGCATTGACGCCGGGGAAAAACGTGATGCCTACCTCACGATTCCCTCACTCAAAGTGCTGATCCTGGTCGACCCCACAAAGGTGAGCGTCAACGTCGACCGACGACACCCGAACGGCGGCTTCATGCAGGAAAATTATCGTAACCTCGCCGACACCGTCGACCTTCCGGAAATAGAGGCGCAGCTTCCGCTTGCCGACATCTATCAGGGCCTGTCCGCTGACTAG
- a CDS encoding helix-turn-helix domain-containing protein, protein MSEGRKNVAILLENNYERPFRLIDGLLSVPGVRDRCAFRSFLLYEAGYDDLFTEEWKPDGIIACYDENAELWLRDVEIPVVNLVGTEDGIHASVGTDYRSLAQTVVEHFDALGYRNILNLETEGIDQKLLLDPLIRPLCAARGIEFMSVSIRDGIDCTNVGELNEICPEFVRALNTMNKPLGIYTRHDRRGRLVVDYLVREGYSIPDEVGVLACFDSFEAKLCDPPLSSIVLRDIETGARGIQKLEKLMNGEALLTEHEKVPVRGVRVRGSTLGQSEGDLEILRARSIIRARAREGITVDMLVNEMNVSRSTFEKRFIALTGHSPAQEIRQVRLDWARELLLTTDLPMSQLAPLVGFKDRRAFVVFFKREAGTTPTAFRDRNRI, encoded by the coding sequence GTGAGCGAAGGACGTAAAAATGTAGCCATCTTGTTGGAGAACAACTACGAGCGGCCGTTCCGGTTGATAGACGGCCTACTGTCTGTTCCCGGGGTGAGGGACCGCTGTGCTTTCCGTAGTTTTTTACTCTACGAGGCCGGTTATGACGATCTGTTTACCGAGGAGTGGAAGCCTGACGGCATCATCGCCTGTTACGATGAAAATGCGGAATTATGGCTGCGCGATGTGGAAATCCCCGTGGTCAACCTCGTGGGAACGGAGGATGGAATCCATGCATCCGTCGGCACCGACTACCGGTCATTGGCGCAAACCGTGGTCGAACACTTTGATGCGCTTGGGTACAGGAATATCCTCAACCTGGAAACCGAGGGGATTGACCAAAAGCTGTTACTCGATCCCCTCATTCGTCCCCTCTGCGCTGCCCGCGGGATAGAATTTATGAGTGTATCGATCCGTGATGGCATCGACTGCACCAATGTCGGTGAGTTGAATGAAATCTGTCCCGAGTTTGTCAGGGCCCTTAACACGATGAACAAACCACTCGGCATCTATACCCGCCACGACCGCCGGGGCCGGTTAGTGGTCGATTACCTGGTTCGCGAAGGCTACTCGATACCGGATGAAGTGGGGGTGCTGGCATGTTTTGATTCATTTGAAGCCAAACTTTGTGATCCGCCCTTGTCGAGTATTGTACTGCGTGACATCGAAACCGGTGCGCGTGGTATTCAGAAACTCGAGAAGCTGATGAACGGTGAAGCCTTGCTGACGGAGCATGAAAAAGTCCCGGTGCGCGGTGTCCGGGTGCGGGGCTCCACCCTTGGACAGTCTGAGGGCGATCTGGAGATTCTCCGCGCCAGAAGCATCATCCGTGCGCGGGCCCGCGAGGGTATTACCGTGGATATGCTGGTCAACGAGATGAATGTTTCCCGCAGCACGTTTGAAAAACGTTTTATTGCCCTGACTGGACACTCGCCTGCCCAGGAGATCCGTCAGGTGCGACTCGACTGGGCGCGCGAGTTACTTCTAACAACCGACTTACCCATGTCGCAACTGGCTCCCCTGGTTGGTTTCAAAGACCGCCGGGCATTTGTCGTATTCTTCAAACGTGAAGCGGGAACCACACCGACCGCATTCCGGGATAGGAACCGGATCTGA
- a CDS encoding entericidin A/B family lipoprotein has product MKNSVKIILALLGLAAMALSSCNTMAGFGRDMQSAGEAINDKAQQ; this is encoded by the coding sequence ATGAAAAACTCCGTAAAAATCATCCTCGCCCTCCTCGGACTTGCCGCCATGGCACTGAGTTCATGCAACACCATGGCTGGATTTGGCCGCGACATGCAGAGTGCCGGCGAAGCGATTAATGACAAGGCCCAGCAGTAG
- a CDS encoding VOC family protein, with amino-acid sequence MIKFLHTRIRVSHPEASIAFYQKLGFELGEQKTSPQGNQLAFLHLPGNEHFLELTYSPDFQVTFPEDLMHTAVGVPDIIDYCDQLEQDGIEIWPGDWREKFSSGDRKMAFVTDPDGYEVEILEC; translated from the coding sequence ATGATCAAATTCCTCCACACCCGTATCAGGGTCTCCCATCCCGAAGCCAGCATCGCTTTCTACCAGAAACTCGGTTTTGAGCTCGGCGAACAAAAAACATCGCCCCAGGGAAACCAACTGGCATTTCTCCACCTTCCCGGAAACGAGCACTTTCTCGAGCTGACCTACTCACCGGATTTTCAGGTCACGTTTCCAGAGGACCTGATGCACACCGCTGTCGGGGTCCCCGACATCATCGACTACTGCGATCAGCTTGAGCAGGACGGCATCGAAATCTGGCCGGGTGATTGGAGGGAAAAATTCTCCTCGGGCGACCGGAAAATGGCCTTCGTCACCGATCCCGATGGCTACGAGGTTGAGATTCTTGAGTGTTAG
- the recG gene encoding ATP-dependent DNA helicase RecG encodes MSRFKASDALSSVEMISAKDVLAYGSAGVATVSDLLDRLPRRYEDRRRFDAFPVQAGGGSRCLKGTVIDTQVKRFGGRKQFYEAVVIESGEGVFASNKITCRWFNMPWMKNMLAAGHEVVLFGKPKEYQGRIIIDHPDFEIVGDDDEASIHLERIVPIYKGVSGIAQRRQREYAYKLLDMVDAASLAAVYDVDPTYPRHEAMREVHFPESLEQAEAARRYFALEEFFSLQLSVVWKRARYHELQGRVLGRKTKLLTEFYHSLPFDLTGAQKRSVKEVVADMRLPRPMGRLLQGDVGSGKTFVAMCAMLLAVDSGVQTALMAPTQILAEQHYLTFKKWLEPLGVRIALRTGSRQEDNHLELDGETQIIIGTHALLYEGVKFNDLGLVVIDEQHKFGVGQRAMLIGQGVMPDVLVMTATPIPRTLTLTIYGDLDVSILDERPAGRGGIITAVRKKPKVSDITKFIQEQLAAGRQAYLVYPLVEESDELKAEAATVEYEKWVKRLSRFKVGLLHGKVAPEEKDAVMTAFRDGELDVLVATTVIEVGVDVPNANIMVIHNAERFGLAQLHQLRGRIGRGEHKSYCILTTDGKSADAMEKLQVLVDTSDGFKIAEADLRLRGPGDVLGTAQSGLADLRFIDFLADTELIREARALADKVLADDPLLEKSPHLLELIHDGEVEVG; translated from the coding sequence ATGAGTCGATTCAAGGCCAGTGATGCCCTGTCGTCGGTGGAAATGATCTCCGCCAAGGACGTGCTCGCCTATGGCTCGGCGGGGGTGGCAACGGTCAGCGACCTGCTCGATCGCCTGCCCAGGCGTTACGAGGACCGGAGAAGGTTTGATGCCTTTCCGGTGCAAGCCGGCGGCGGTTCACGCTGCCTGAAGGGCACGGTCATTGATACCCAGGTAAAACGTTTCGGGGGGAGAAAACAGTTCTACGAGGCGGTTGTGATCGAATCGGGTGAGGGTGTCTTCGCGTCTAACAAGATAACCTGCCGCTGGTTCAACATGCCATGGATGAAAAACATGCTCGCCGCCGGCCATGAGGTGGTTCTTTTTGGTAAACCCAAAGAGTATCAGGGACGGATCATCATCGACCATCCGGATTTTGAAATCGTGGGGGATGACGACGAAGCGTCGATCCATCTTGAGCGGATTGTGCCCATTTACAAAGGTGTCAGTGGTATCGCCCAACGCCGCCAGCGTGAGTATGCCTACAAGTTGCTGGATATGGTGGATGCGGCGAGCCTGGCGGCGGTCTATGATGTCGACCCCACCTACCCGCGTCACGAGGCGATGCGAGAAGTCCATTTTCCTGAAAGCCTGGAGCAGGCCGAGGCGGCACGTCGATACTTCGCCCTTGAGGAATTCTTTTCCCTGCAGCTGAGTGTCGTCTGGAAACGGGCCCGGTATCACGAGCTGCAAGGCAGGGTGCTAGGCAGAAAAACCAAGCTTCTTACCGAGTTCTATCACAGTCTTCCCTTTGATCTAACAGGGGCGCAAAAACGCAGTGTCAAGGAGGTGGTCGCTGATATGCGCCTGCCCCGGCCCATGGGTCGCTTGCTGCAAGGTGACGTCGGTTCGGGAAAAACCTTTGTCGCCATGTGTGCGATGCTGCTGGCGGTGGATTCCGGTGTGCAGACAGCGCTGATGGCACCTACCCAGATCCTTGCGGAACAGCATTACCTGACCTTTAAAAAATGGCTTGAGCCGCTTGGTGTTAGAATAGCCTTGAGGACAGGATCGCGCCAGGAAGACAACCATCTGGAGCTGGACGGTGAGACACAAATTATCATCGGTACCCACGCCTTGCTTTACGAGGGTGTGAAGTTCAATGACCTGGGTCTCGTGGTGATTGATGAACAACATAAGTTCGGGGTCGGCCAAAGGGCCATGCTGATAGGCCAGGGTGTGATGCCGGATGTCCTGGTGATGACGGCGACGCCGATCCCGCGCACACTGACACTGACCATCTATGGTGATCTGGATGTGTCCATACTCGATGAACGACCGGCGGGCAGGGGCGGGATCATCACCGCGGTTAGAAAGAAACCCAAGGTAAGCGACATCACCAAATTCATCCAGGAACAGCTCGCCGCAGGACGCCAGGCCTATCTCGTGTATCCACTGGTCGAGGAAAGCGATGAACTCAAGGCCGAGGCGGCCACGGTGGAATATGAAAAGTGGGTGAAGCGATTATCCCGGTTCAAGGTGGGACTCCTACACGGAAAAGTTGCGCCTGAGGAAAAAGATGCCGTGATGACCGCATTCAGGGATGGCGAGCTGGATGTGCTGGTGGCCACCACTGTCATCGAGGTGGGGGTGGACGTGCCCAATGCCAATATCATGGTCATCCACAATGCGGAACGATTTGGCCTGGCCCAGCTGCACCAACTCAGGGGCCGCATCGGTCGAGGTGAACACAAAAGCTATTGTATCCTGACAACCGATGGCAAGTCAGCTGACGCGATGGAAAAGCTGCAAGTCCTGGTAGACACCTCGGACGGATTTAAAATCGCTGAAGCCGATCTCCGTCTGCGTGGTCCGGGGGATGTGCTCGGTACTGCCCAAAGCGGCTTGGCCGACCTGCGCTTTATTGATTTTCTGGCCGACACAGAACTCATCCGCGAAGCACGCGCGCTGGCCGATAAGGTGCTGGCGGATGACCCGCTTTTGGAAAAATCCCCCCACCTCCTCGAGCTTATCCATGATGGTGAGGTGGAGGTGGGTTAG